A region of Saccharococcus thermophilus DNA encodes the following proteins:
- a CDS encoding YrhC family protein: MERQKKEWKEKAADYKMFAGVLLAVSVFLYIGTLLPTAAPEKKVYLLYFIVILLIGAFYFFQRAVKYIRLLREAEE; the protein is encoded by the coding sequence ATGGAACGGCAAAAGAAAGAGTGGAAGGAAAAAGCGGCCGATTATAAAATGTTTGCCGGTGTATTGCTGGCGGTAAGTGTCTTTTTGTATATTGGCACGCTTCTTCCTACGGCTGCACCGGAGAAAAAGGTGTATTTGCTTTATTTCATTGTGATATTGTTAATAGGCGCGTTTTACTTTTTTCAACGTGCGGTCAAATATATCCGCTTATTGCGGGAAGCGGAAGAATAA
- a CDS encoding bifunctional cystathionine gamma-lyase/homocysteine desulfhydrase: protein MRRKTKLIHGGISGDPHTGAVSVPIYQVSTYKQEGIGGHKGFEYSRTGNPTRHALEELIKDLEEGYAGFAFGSGMAAITAVMMLFNSGDHVILTDDVYGGTYRVMTKVLNRLGIQATFIDTSNLANIEKHIQPNTKALYIETPTNPLLKITDIQAASAIAKEHGLLTIVDNTFSTPYWQTPLALGADIVVHSATKYLGGHSDVVAGLAVVNSEELAEKLHFIQNSTGGILGPHDSWLLMRGIKTLGVRMEEHEENTRKIVEFLANHPAVQKVYYPGLETHPNYEIAKKQMRGFGGMVSFDVGSAEKADQVLNRVRYFTLAESLGAVESLISLPAKMTHASIPKERREQLGITDGLIRISVGLEDVEDLIEDLAQALHG, encoded by the coding sequence ATGAGACGAAAAACGAAACTCATTCACGGTGGCATCTCAGGCGATCCGCATACGGGAGCGGTTTCTGTTCCGATTTATCAAGTCAGCACGTATAAACAAGAAGGAATTGGCGGCCATAAAGGCTTTGAATATTCGCGTACCGGCAACCCGACCCGTCATGCACTCGAAGAACTTATTAAAGATTTAGAGGAAGGTTATGCTGGATTTGCGTTTGGCTCCGGAATGGCGGCGATCACAGCGGTCATGATGTTATTTAACAGCGGGGATCACGTCATTTTAACGGACGATGTGTATGGCGGCACCTATCGCGTCATGACGAAAGTGCTCAACCGTCTAGGAATCCAAGCAACGTTTATCGATACGAGCAACCTTGCAAATATTGAAAAACATATCCAGCCAAATACGAAAGCCCTTTACATTGAAACGCCAACCAATCCGCTTTTAAAAATTACGGACATTCAGGCTGCTTCCGCCATCGCCAAGGAGCATGGCTTGCTTACGATCGTCGATAACACGTTCAGCACCCCGTATTGGCAAACGCCGCTTGCCCTTGGCGCCGACATTGTTGTCCATAGCGCGACGAAATATTTAGGCGGCCACAGCGATGTTGTCGCTGGTTTAGCGGTTGTCAATTCGGAAGAGTTGGCAGAAAAACTACATTTCATTCAAAACTCTACCGGAGGAATTCTAGGCCCGCACGATTCATGGCTGCTTATGCGCGGCATCAAGACGCTTGGCGTGCGCATGGAGGAGCATGAAGAAAACACGAGAAAAATCGTTGAATTTTTAGCGAACCATCCAGCGGTCCAAAAAGTGTATTATCCAGGATTGGAAACACATCCAAACTATGAGATTGCCAAAAAACAAATGCGCGGTTTCGGCGGCATGGTCTCCTTTGATGTCGGAAGCGCGGAGAAAGCCGATCAAGTGTTAAACCGCGTCCGCTATTTTACACTCGCGGAAAGCTTGGGGGCAGTCGAAAGCTTAATTTCGCTGCCGGCGAAAATGACGCATGCATCCATTCCGAAAGAACGCCGCGAACAATTAGGAATTACCGATGGGCTGATCCGCATTTCTGTTGGCTTGGAAGATGTGGAAGATTTAATCGAAGATTTAGCACAAGCATTGCATGGTTAA
- a CDS encoding PLP-dependent cysteine synthase family protein: MRVAKNVHELIGHTPVVEITQFSLPEGVRVFAKLEYFNPGGSIKDRLGQELLRDALETGKLKEGGTIIEPTAGNTGIGLALAAIGKNINVIFCVPEKFSIEKQQIMKALGATIIHTPTSEGMQGAIRKAQELAREIPNAYCPQQFANPANPRTYYKTLGPELWEDLDGQIDVFVAGAGSGGTFMGTATFLKEKNPKIKTVIVEPEGSILNGGEPGPHKTEGIGMEFLPDYMDRSYFDAIHTISDEDAFKRVKELAKKEGLLVGSSSGAAFHAALLEAEKAKPGTNIVVVFPDSSERYLSKNIYEGGI; this comes from the coding sequence ATGCGAGTGGCCAAAAATGTGCACGAGCTGATTGGACATACGCCAGTTGTGGAAATTACGCAATTTTCGCTGCCGGAAGGTGTTCGCGTATTTGCGAAATTGGAATATTTCAACCCGGGAGGAAGCATTAAAGACCGGCTTGGCCAAGAGTTATTGCGCGACGCGTTAGAAACAGGAAAGCTAAAAGAAGGCGGAACGATCATTGAGCCGACGGCAGGAAATACCGGTATTGGGCTGGCGCTGGCGGCGATTGGCAAAAACATCAACGTGATTTTTTGCGTTCCGGAGAAATTCAGTATCGAAAAGCAGCAAATCATGAAAGCGCTCGGCGCGACGATTATTCATACGCCAACAAGCGAAGGAATGCAAGGAGCGATCCGCAAGGCGCAAGAGCTTGCCCGGGAAATTCCAAATGCTTATTGCCCACAGCAGTTTGCCAACCCTGCCAATCCAAGAACATATTATAAAACGCTCGGTCCGGAATTGTGGGAAGACCTTGACGGACAAATCGATGTATTTGTCGCCGGAGCCGGTTCGGGCGGAACGTTTATGGGGACGGCGACGTTTTTGAAAGAGAAAAATCCAAAGATTAAAACGGTGATTGTCGAGCCGGAAGGATCAATTTTAAACGGCGGGGAGCCAGGACCGCATAAAACGGAAGGAATCGGAATGGAATTTTTGCCGGATTATATGGACCGAAGTTATTTTGATGCGATTCATACGATTAGCGATGAAGATGCGTTTAAGCGGGTAAAAGAACTTGCCAAAAAAGAAGGGCTGCTTGTCGGGAGCTCTTCAGGCGCTGCGTTTCATGCCGCATTGCTGGAGGCGGAAAAGGCGAAACCGGGAACGAATATTGTTGTTGTTTTTCCTGACAGCAGCGAGCGATATTTAAGTAAAAATATTTATGAAGGTGGGATTTAA
- the mtnN gene encoding 5'-methylthioadenosine/S-adenosylhomocysteine nucleosidase — protein MKVAIIGAMEEEVTILRDQMEGREETVIANCEFSTGRLNGIDVILLKSGIGKVNAAMATAILLERFRPNYVINTGSAGGFLATLNVGDIVISSEVVHHDVDVTAFGYEYGQVPGMPARYQADQTLIDIAKRAAQQINGVQVVTGLIATGDSFMNDPARVEFVRGKFPELCAVEMEAAAIAQVCTQFAVPFVIIRALSDIAGKESDVSFEQFLDTAAKHSADLVVSMLSLLQK, from the coding sequence ATGAAAGTAGCGATTATAGGGGCAATGGAAGAGGAAGTAACCATTTTACGGGACCAAATGGAGGGACGGGAAGAAACGGTCATCGCCAATTGCGAATTTTCGACGGGCCGGCTTAACGGCATCGATGTCATTTTATTGAAATCGGGCATCGGCAAGGTAAATGCGGCAATGGCAACGGCGATTTTGCTGGAACGGTTCCGTCCGAATTACGTCATTAATACCGGCTCAGCGGGAGGATTTTTAGCGACGTTGAACGTTGGCGACATCGTTATTTCCAGTGAAGTCGTGCATCATGATGTCGATGTGACGGCTTTTGGCTATGAGTATGGGCAAGTGCCGGGAATGCCGGCGCGTTATCAAGCGGATCAAACATTAATAGACATTGCCAAACGCGCTGCACAGCAAATTAACGGTGTACAAGTCGTGACGGGACTCATCGCCACCGGTGACTCATTTATGAACGACCCGGCGCGTGTTGAGTTTGTCCGCGGCAAGTTTCCAGAACTTTGCGCTGTCGAGATGGAAGCGGCGGCGATTGCCCAAGTATGCACACAATTTGCCGTGCCGTTTGTCATTATTCGTGCACTCTCTGACATTGCCGGAAAAGAATCGGATGTATCATTTGAACAATTTTTAGATACGGCGGCGAAACATTCCGCAGACTTAGTCGTATCGATGCTGTCATTATTGCAAAAATAA
- a CDS encoding class I SAM-dependent methyltransferase yields the protein MGREFLDLFEEWADSYDQFVEGYDEEYREVFANYDDILNTVADKAGNVVLEFGVGTGNLTKKLLEQGKTVYGIEPSEPMRKKAQEKLGAHVAIVDGDFLQFPLPPEPVDTIVSTYAFHHLTDEEKGEAIAKYGELLKKGDKIVFADTAFRDKQSFQRAVQEARARGFHNLADDLEREYYTTLDVLTKLFTEHGFSVTFTQKNAFVWVMEAVKQEK from the coding sequence ATGGGCAGAGAGTTTCTTGATTTATTTGAAGAATGGGCGGATTCATATGACCAATTTGTCGAAGGATATGATGAAGAATACCGTGAAGTGTTTGCGAATTATGACGATATTTTAAATACAGTCGCCGACAAAGCGGGGAATGTCGTGCTCGAATTCGGCGTCGGCACGGGAAATTTAACGAAAAAGTTGTTGGAACAAGGAAAAACGGTATACGGTATTGAGCCGTCTGAACCGATGCGGAAAAAAGCGCAAGAAAAGCTAGGGGCGCATGTGGCGATTGTGGACGGGGACTTTTTGCAGTTTCCACTCCCTCCGGAGCCGGTCGATACGATTGTCAGCACATATGCTTTTCACCATCTTACCGATGAGGAAAAAGGAGAAGCGATTGCTAAGTATGGCGAGTTATTGAAAAAAGGTGATAAAATAGTGTTTGCTGACACGGCGTTTCGTGACAAACAGTCGTTTCAGCGAGCCGTACAGGAGGCAAGAGCGCGCGGTTTCCATAACTTGGCCGACGACCTCGAACGCGAGTATTATACAACCTTGGACGTATTGACGAAACTATTTACAGAACACGGCTTTTCCGTCACATTTACACAAAAAAATGCATTTGTATGGGTGATGGAAGCAGTGAAACAGGAAAAATAG
- a CDS encoding YrzA family protein, translating into MNISLDLIEDKIEFFEADDLQTLEKKINEQIEHNKALLLHVHHVSHQMHVAENGKRFYSAVVHFKAKK; encoded by the coding sequence ATGAACATTTCTCTCGATCTCATTGAAGATAAAATCGAATTTTTTGAAGCTGACGATTTGCAGACGCTCGAGAAAAAAATTAACGAACAAATCGAACATAATAAGGCGCTTTTGCTTCACGTTCACCACGTTTCCCACCAAATGCATGTAGCGGAAAACGGCAAACGGTTTTACAGCGCTGTCGTCCACTTTAAAGCAAAAAAATAG
- a CDS encoding YrrS family protein — protein MAKEIGPRFAQRAKRRKINRILNTAIAVVILLIVVVAWNLFSGGGSGSEAADAPVKTEAKKGNSKKKGDNEKKVEVEIGNKQQEKESNPSDNGDEANNSDEAKQKVIETPGPPGSNIEKEIVNPAWQPIGTTQSEPHVTQFKEDSVDWKEMLDAVSYATGLSQSDMIVWFIGNNGPNKAVATISTKDRTQRYKVYIEWVENQGWKPTKVQKLRR, from the coding sequence TTGGCAAAAGAAATTGGACCGCGTTTCGCACAACGGGCAAAGCGCCGGAAAATCAATCGCATTCTCAATACAGCCATTGCTGTAGTCATCTTGCTGATTGTCGTCGTTGCCTGGAATCTGTTCTCCGGCGGCGGGTCAGGCAGCGAGGCAGCTGACGCCCCGGTAAAAACAGAAGCAAAAAAAGGCAACAGTAAGAAAAAAGGCGACAACGAGAAAAAAGTGGAAGTAGAAATTGGCAATAAACAGCAAGAGAAAGAAAGCAATCCATCAGATAATGGTGATGAAGCGAATAATAGCGATGAAGCGAAACAAAAAGTGATCGAAACGCCAGGCCCCCCTGGTTCCAACATCGAGAAAGAAATCGTGAATCCGGCATGGCAACCGATTGGCACGACACAGTCGGAGCCGCATGTCACCCAATTTAAAGAAGATTCGGTGGATTGGAAGGAAATGCTCGACGCGGTTAGTTACGCGACCGGCCTTTCCCAATCGGATATGATCGTGTGGTTTATCGGCAATAACGGACCGAACAAAGCGGTGGCCACCATTTCTACGAAAGATCGAACACAACGATACAAGGTATATATCGAATGGGTCGAAAATCAAGGCTGGAAACCGACGAAAGTGCAAAAGCTAAGAAGGTAG
- a CDS encoding peptidoglycan D,D-transpeptidase FtsI family protein yields MWKKRVIVVLALIQTGIFLLIGRLVQVQLVSTESFSEKHVNLIEESVKQRTQELMIDDGRGIFIDRSGKPLTKQYIPSLVLFPFLKTMKWPVEQVANILHISAHAIIDQLQKAKEPFTLTMDGHPFVLSEEQMQEINQLHIPGVFAVKKQYPLEKVYAPHLIGFTRADSSLLHSRYPERHLSPHTEVGVQGLQKAFDEFLIPEGETKLLYHVDATGGPLFGLDVKYSDPSNPFYPVSVKTTIDRDLQKIAETVVDEHHLKKGGIVLLDIPTNSVLAMVSRPDMDPSDPYKNHGAENQMVLPQIPGSVFKTVVAAAALEKGIVSSTTTFDCSKKIDGITPDRNHDYGTLGFEESFAVSCNNAFATLGKKLVEQEPDILETYAKKLGLYPLAGWQGDVYHEKDFKQFPEERKGTIWHDERDKRVPLAVAQTSIGQKDVRVSPLAVANMMATIARNGEARQVRAVSEILYKNGTTFFTFPQKPISEEQPISPHTAHRLQELLRKVVTDEKGTGRRFQSLPYAVAGKSGTAETGKKLANEELVNKWFAGYFPADAPKYALVVVELDCHSSRTVTNDIFFDLVQKIYEFDKQDKKSE; encoded by the coding sequence ATGTGGAAAAAACGAGTAATAGTAGTGCTTGCTCTCATTCAAACCGGCATTTTTCTTCTGATTGGCAGGCTTGTTCAAGTTCAACTGGTTAGCACCGAGTCGTTTTCCGAAAAACACGTCAATTTGATTGAAGAGAGTGTCAAACAGCGGACACAAGAGTTAATGATTGATGACGGAAGGGGAATATTTATAGACCGGAGTGGGAAACCGCTAACGAAACAATATATCCCATCGCTTGTGCTATTTCCGTTTTTAAAAACGATGAAGTGGCCGGTAGAACAAGTGGCAAACATTCTTCACATTTCGGCGCATGCGATCATCGATCAACTGCAAAAAGCAAAAGAACCGTTTACGTTGACCATGGATGGCCATCCATTTGTGTTGAGCGAAGAACAAATGCAAGAAATCAATCAATTACATATTCCCGGCGTCTTTGCGGTAAAGAAACAATATCCGCTTGAAAAAGTATATGCGCCGCATTTAATCGGATTTACCCGCGCGGACAGCAGCCTTTTACATTCCCGCTACCCGGAACGCCATCTTTCTCCGCATACGGAAGTAGGCGTTCAAGGCTTGCAAAAGGCATTTGATGAATTTTTAATTCCGGAAGGAGAAACAAAGCTGTTGTATCATGTTGATGCGACAGGCGGTCCTTTATTTGGCCTTGATGTCAAGTATAGTGACCCAAGCAACCCATTTTATCCTGTTTCTGTAAAAACGACGATAGACCGCGATTTGCAAAAAATTGCCGAAACGGTCGTTGATGAGCACCATTTAAAAAAAGGTGGCATTGTATTATTAGATATTCCAACAAACAGCGTTCTTGCGATGGTCAGCCGTCCTGATATGGATCCAAGCGACCCATATAAAAACCACGGCGCGGAAAACCAGATGGTGTTGCCACAAATCCCGGGCTCCGTATTTAAGACAGTCGTTGCCGCCGCTGCGTTGGAAAAAGGGATAGTTTCGTCAACAACAACGTTTGATTGCAGCAAAAAAATTGATGGCATCACACCGGACCGAAATCATGATTACGGAACGCTAGGTTTTGAAGAGAGTTTTGCTGTCAGCTGCAACAATGCGTTTGCGACGCTTGGCAAAAAGCTTGTCGAGCAAGAACCGGACATTTTAGAAACGTATGCGAAAAAATTGGGTTTATATCCGCTCGCCGGATGGCAAGGAGATGTCTACCATGAAAAGGATTTTAAACAATTTCCGGAGGAACGGAAAGGAACGATATGGCATGATGAGCGCGATAAACGTGTTCCACTTGCCGTTGCGCAAACATCGATTGGACAAAAAGACGTGCGTGTATCGCCGCTGGCAGTGGCCAACATGATGGCAACGATCGCCCGCAATGGGGAGGCAAGGCAAGTAAGGGCGGTAAGCGAAATTTTATATAAAAACGGCACCACCTTTTTTACATTCCCGCAGAAGCCGATTTCCGAAGAACAGCCAATTTCGCCGCATACCGCTCATCGATTGCAGGAGCTATTGCGAAAAGTAGTGACGGATGAAAAGGGGACGGGACGGCGCTTTCAATCGCTTCCGTATGCGGTTGCCGGAAAATCGGGTACGGCAGAAACCGGAAAAAAACTTGCCAATGAAGAACTTGTGAATAAATGGTTTGCTGGCTATTTCCCTGCCGATGCCCCGAAATACGCGCTTGTCGTCGTCGAGCTGGACTGCCACAGTTCACGGACGGTAACGAACGATATCTTTTTCGATCTCGTACAAAAAATATATGAGTTTGACAAACAGGACAAAAAATCGGAATAA
- the greA gene encoding transcription elongation factor GreA, with protein sequence MANEKQYPMTKEGKEKLEQELEYLKTVKRKEVVERIKIARGFGDLSENSEYDAAKDEQAFVESRIQTLENMIRNAVIIEEDKENPDVVSLGKSVTFIELPDGEEETYTIVGSAEADPFEGKISNDSPIAKSLLGRKVGEEVTVQTPGGEMVVKIVAVK encoded by the coding sequence GACAAAAGAGGGAAAAGAGAAACTGGAACAAGAGCTTGAATATTTAAAAACAGTAAAACGGAAGGAAGTAGTCGAACGCATTAAAATTGCCCGCGGGTTCGGGGACCTGTCGGAGAACTCCGAGTACGACGCAGCAAAAGATGAACAAGCATTTGTTGAGTCTCGCATCCAAACATTAGAAAATATGATTCGCAATGCGGTGATCATTGAAGAAGACAAGGAAAATCCTGATGTTGTTTCCTTAGGAAAATCGGTGACGTTTATTGAACTGCCAGATGGAGAAGAAGAAACGTATACGATTGTTGGCAGTGCCGAAGCCGATCCGTTTGAAGGAAAAATTTCCAACGACTCCCCAATTGCCAAATCGTTGCTTGGAAGAAAAGTTGGCGAAGAAGTCACTGTGCAAACGCCAGGCGGAGAAATGGTTGTAAAAATTGTTGCTGTCAAATAG